In Manis javanica isolate MJ-LG chromosome 9, MJ_LKY, whole genome shotgun sequence, one DNA window encodes the following:
- the LOC140843366 gene encoding splicing factor 3B subunit 1-like isoform X2, whose product MAKIAKTHEDIEAQIREIQGKKAALDEAQGVGLDSTGYYDQEIYGGSDSRFAGYVTSIAATELEDDDDDYSSSTSLLGQKKPGYHAPVALLNDIPQSTEQYDPFAEHRPPKIADREDEYKKHRRTMIISPERLDPFADGGKTPDPKMNARTYMDVMREQHLTKEEREIRQQLAEKAKAGELKVVNGAAASQPPSKRKRRWDQTADQTPGATPKKLSSWDQAETPGHTPSLRWDETPGRAKGSETPGATPGSKIWDPTPSHTPAGAATPGRGDTPGHATPGHGGATSSARKNKWEETPKTERDTPGHGSGWAETPRTDRGGDSIGETPTPGASKRKSRWDETPASQMGGSTPVLTPGKTPIGTPAMNMATPTPGHIMSMTPEQLQAWRWEREIDERNRPLSDEELDAMFPEGYKVV is encoded by the exons ATGGCGAAGATCGCCAAGACGCACGAAGATATTGAAGCACAGATACGAGAAATTCAAGGAAAGAAGGCAGCTCTTGATGAAGCTCAAGGTGTGGGCCTTGATTCTACAGGTTATTATGACCAGGAAATTTATGGTGGGAGTGACAGCAGATTTGCTGGATACGTGACATCAATTGCTGCAACTGAACTTGAAGATGATGACGATGACTACTCATCATCTACAAGTTTGCTTGGTCAGAAGAAGCCAGGATATCATGCCCCTGTGGCATTGCTTAATGATATACCACAGTCAACAGAACAGTATGATCCATTTGCTGAGCACCGACCTCCGAAGATTGCAGACCGGGAAGATGAATACAAAAAGCACAGGCGGACCATGATAATTTCCCCAGAGCGTCTTGATCCTTTTGCAGACGGAGGGAAGACCCCtgatcctaaaatgaatgctagGACTTACATGGATGTAATGCGAGAACAGCATTTGactaaagaagaaagagaaattaggcaaCAGCTAGCAGAAAAAGCTAAAGCTGGAGAACTAAAAGTCGTCAATGGAGCAGCAGCATCCCAGCCTCCCTCAAAACGAAAACGGCGTTGGGATCAAACAGCTGATCAGACACCTGGTGCAACTCCCAAAAAGCTATCAAGTTGGGATCAAGCAGAGACCCCTGGACACACCCCTTCCTTAAGATGGGATGAGACACCAGGTCGTGCAAAGGGAAGTGAGACTCCTGGAGCAACCCCAGGCTCAAAAATATGGGATCCTACACCTAGCCACACACCAGCGGGAGCTGCTACTCCTGGACGAGGTGATACACCAGGCCACGCAACACCAGGCCATGGCGGTGCAACTTCCAGTGCTCGTAAAAACAAATGGGAAGAGACCCCCAAAACAGAAAGAGATACTCCTGGGCATGGAAGTGGATGGGCTGAGACTCCTCGAACAGATCGAGGTGGAGATTCAATTGGTGAAACACCAACTCCTGGAGCCAGTAAAAGAAAGTCACGTTGGGATGAAACACCAGCTAGCCAGATGGGGGGAAGCACTCCTGTTCTGACTCCTGGAAAAACACCGATTGGCACCCCAGCCATGAATATGGCTACCCCTACTCCAGGTCACATAATGAGTATGACTCCTGAACAGCTTCAGGCTTGGCGGTGGGAGAGAGAAATTGATGAGAGAAATCGCCCACTATCTGATGAAGAATTAGATGCTATGTTCCCAGAAGGATATAAG GTGGTATGA